DNA from Aphis gossypii isolate Hap1 chromosome 3, ASM2018417v2, whole genome shotgun sequence:
gattgtaatttttaactgttgATACTTGCTTAAATTATGATAGCAAGTTTAAACGCCTacttttttggaaaatatagataataagaaCATCttcagaattaataatattagcgaGTACCTTTCAATGTGAATTAATGTCagattataaaatctatttatcggatgtaaaaacaaataatagaaaaatgtttcaattctCATACATggacgtataataaaatagtacgtTTTTACACGGGGGTTTTAACAGAATTTCGAGGAAACTATAGCCTCCTCAGTCTCTCCATTTTACGCCTATGTCCAACATTATGGCTCAGTACCTGTCATGTAGGTATGATGATActttgttatgtttttaagataaatatttttagactatatagtaaataggtaAACAACGACTATGAAATCTCCATGTATGTTAGTATGATAAATACGTAGTCCTTCAGGTAGGACATTCCTTTTTGAACATGGTGTAATTATCGTGGTGAAAAGTACATAGACAATGATGACCACACAAATATAAAGGTATTGCTATATATACAACTTATTcctaaatttaaagaataggtattattatttattgacttaattaagaaaataaatagtatgtttcaaataaatattatatattcgagGGAGGCATCTTGGCAATTTTATTACACGACACAAGttcgtgtgtgtatgtatatatgacCCAAGTATATATACGTGGAGCTACCTACTCGAGTCTACGCTTCGCGACGTCCGGGCTCTCGATGTCGGTCGTCGCCAACCGTTTGATGCTGTTGTCGCTGTTGAGTTTTTTGCCGTTGAACGGTTCAGTGTTGAAATATTCCTTTTCGAACGAGAACAGGAAATAAGTGTCCGACGCCGGCACGGTCACTTTGAACCGGTCCGAAAACGGTCTGCCGGGCAACGGCGCCTGGTAGTCCGTGATCAGAGTGCTGACGGGCGAGCTCGGCGACGAATCCTTCCACGCCCGCAGCGAGACCACGTGACCACCACCGTCGGCGTGGACGTAGGCCAGTGCGTACGAAGCCTTATTGCCGGGAGCGATGACCGAGTCCAAGTGCTTAAACAAAGCGGTGCGGTCGGCGAACTGACGGAAAGTGGTGCCCGACAGTCCGATCCGCTTGAACACGTCCACCATGGTGGCCACGGACGCGACGTTCCAGACGCTCATGGGCTCGATGCGGTAGGCGGTCGTTAGCGTGCTCACGGAGCACCCCTTGAAAGCGGCTGCCGTGCAGAAGTAGCAGTTGGTCGTGCCGCCCACGTCGTTGATGACGCGGAAGTCCACTTGACGGACCCGGTCCAGGTACTTGGCGTCTAGGCCGGTTAACGGCGTAAACCACCGCAGGCCATCGCCGCCGCCGGCCAGACGGGACACTTCCAGCACCGTCTTGTCGAACTGGGCCGGATGCAGGTTCCGTTCCACTATGGGACTGTCCAAGTCGACCGCGACCGACATGAATGGTCTGTCGCCGGGCTTGGGTCGCAGCGCTTCGTACTCGACCGCGTCGTCCAGGACTTTCACCGGCCGGTCTACCTCCAGATCGAACTTGTTCACCTCCATGCCGTCTTTGATCATCACAACGTTGGGGTGCAACTCTACGCCGTCCCTGACGATGGTAGTCACGCCGTCCCTGACGATGGGAGTCCGGCCCGACTGTGTTCGGCTGCCCTCTCCGGCACCAAACGTGAGGGGTTTTGACTGATCGACAGTAGCCGTCCGTGGTGGCTTATTCGGTTTCGTCACAGCTGACGGTTTTCCGCCAACGCCACTGCTTTTTTTTGCTGTCATGCCGCCTGCCACGTCTGCGCCCATTCCCGCGATC
Protein-coding regions in this window:
- the LOC114128035 gene encoding uncharacterized protein LOC114128035 yields the protein MRWSTRACLSAVLLLLVSSAADASFWDTIPVVSQLKSAVQAISGNSEAARQTQINFANQMPVVSQIKSAVEAATGDQQAARSTQMHFLKNAETLVDGTPVVGHIKGGIHMLAGDKERGLDIIKGATSTTGAVIGGVLGGPAGAVAGGLATDIVITNIDTAVAAGNDDHPQIKPYGMVDYLINIDKKSVGEHFDMIAGMGADVAGGMTAKKSSGVGGKPSAVTKPNKPPRTATVDQSKPLTFGAGEGSRTQSGRTPIVRDGVTTIVRDGVELHPNVVMIKDGMEVNKFDLEVDRPVKVLDDAVEYEALRPKPGDRPFMSVAVDLDSPIVERNLHPAQFDKTVLEVSRLAGGGDGLRWFTPLTGLDAKYLDRVRQVDFRVINDVGGTTNCYFCTAAAFKGCSVSTLTTAYRIEPMSVWNVASVATMVDVFKRIGLSGTTFRQFADRTALFKHLDSVIAPGNKASYALAYVHADGGGHVVSLRAWKDSSPSSPVSTLITDYQAPLPGRPFSDRFKVTVPASDTYFLFSFEKEYFNTEPFNGKKLNSDNSIKRLATTDIESPDVAKRRLE